The Nitrosomonas communis genome has a segment encoding these proteins:
- the rsfS gene encoding ribosome silencing factor → MKTDELLKIVIAALEDLKAQDILVLEAGRITSLFDYMIIASGTSTRQTKALAHHVQEKVKAAGGKVYSIEGEQAGEWLLVDLGDIVVHIMQPTIREYYDLESLWAESNAVKKKML, encoded by the coding sequence ATGAAAACAGATGAGCTACTAAAGATAGTCATTGCTGCACTAGAAGATCTGAAAGCACAAGATATTCTTGTATTGGAAGCAGGAAGAATTACCTCATTATTTGACTATATGATCATTGCTAGCGGAACTTCAACACGCCAGACCAAAGCGTTAGCTCATCATGTGCAGGAAAAAGTGAAAGCTGCGGGAGGTAAAGTCTATAGTATTGAAGGCGAGCAAGCTGGAGAATGGTTATTGGTAGATTTAGGCGATATCGTAGTGCATATCATGCAGCCTACTATTCGTGAATACTACGATTTGGAATCGTTATGGGCAGAATCCAATGCAGTCAAGAAAAAAATGCTTTGA
- a CDS encoding pseudouridine synthase, whose protein sequence is MAHLILFNKPYGVICQFTPQAGYQSLKDFIPITDFYPAGRLDADSEGLVILTDAGVLQHKISDPRFKQAKKYWVQVEGIPDQSDLQPLREGIILKCYRTRPAKVRLIQQPSHIWSRNPPIRFRKNISTSWLELILTEGKNRQVRHMTAAIGFPTLRLIRTTIGKYTLTNLPPGKWKIIK, encoded by the coding sequence ATGGCACACTTGATTCTTTTCAACAAGCCATACGGAGTAATTTGTCAATTTACACCCCAAGCTGGATATCAATCATTAAAAGATTTTATTCCGATAACTGATTTTTACCCAGCTGGACGACTAGATGCCGATAGTGAAGGATTAGTCATACTCACTGATGCTGGAGTATTACAGCATAAAATCAGTGATCCAAGATTCAAGCAAGCAAAGAAATATTGGGTACAAGTAGAGGGTATACCCGATCAATCAGATCTCCAACCATTACGCGAAGGAATAATATTAAAATGTTATAGAACTCGACCTGCAAAAGTTCGTCTAATACAACAGCCATCTCATATTTGGTCACGAAACCCACCCATACGCTTTCGCAAAAATATTTCTACTTCCTGGTTAGAACTTATCCTTACCGAAGGCAAAAACAGGCAGGTACGTCATATGACAGCAGCGATCGGATTCCCTACCTTACGTTTAATTCGAACAACAATTGGCAAGTACACACTGACAAACCTTCCCCCAGGTAAGTGGAAGATTATTAAATAA
- the aceF gene encoding dihydrolipoyllysine-residue acetyltransferase — MSEIKKVMIPDIGDFKDVPVVEVLINVGDKLKAEDSLITLESDKATIEVPSPYSGTVKEITVKVGDKVSEGSEILVMEVSAEEENKPAATEAISEEESKTISAGAISEETATDRKTVSTKPETAVEMPAPSQETYSSKLLQLPAQYAEGGQSILTPVAKPHAGPSVRRFARELGVDLSKIVGSGPKQRILKEDIQAFVKRELMKSPTSGLGGGLDLLPWPQVDFAKFGPIELKPLSRIKQISAANLHRNWVMIPHVTQFDEADITDLESLRKEYNEKQQENGIKLTILAFLMKAVTAALKKYPEFNSSLDRHNEEFSLVLKRYYHLGFAVDTPNGLVVPVIRDADQKGVIAIADELGKLSSVAREGKLKPTDMQGASFTISSLGGIGGTAFTPIINAPEVAILGVSRANLKPIYRNGEFVPRLILPLSLSYDHRVIDGASAARFTSHLANILADMRLALF; from the coding sequence GTGAGTGAGATCAAAAAGGTAATGATTCCAGATATTGGCGACTTTAAGGATGTGCCAGTCGTAGAAGTTCTTATCAATGTTGGCGATAAACTTAAGGCAGAGGATTCGCTTATTACGTTGGAATCAGACAAGGCTACTATTGAAGTTCCTTCCCCTTATTCCGGTACTGTCAAGGAAATTACTGTCAAAGTAGGTGATAAGGTATCTGAAGGTTCAGAAATTCTTGTTATGGAAGTTTCAGCCGAAGAAGAGAATAAGCCGGCTGCTACTGAAGCTATTTCTGAAGAAGAGAGTAAAACGATTTCGGCTGGAGCCATTTCTGAAGAAACAGCAACGGATCGCAAGACTGTGAGCACTAAGCCTGAAACCGCAGTAGAAATGCCTGCTCCAAGTCAAGAAACCTACTCAAGCAAGCTATTACAGTTGCCTGCACAGTATGCGGAAGGGGGACAGTCCATTCTTACACCTGTGGCTAAGCCCCATGCTGGCCCATCAGTTAGACGTTTTGCCAGGGAATTGGGTGTGGATTTAAGCAAGATAGTTGGCAGCGGTCCCAAACAGCGCATACTTAAGGAAGATATCCAGGCTTTTGTCAAACGAGAGTTAATGAAATCACCAACATCAGGTTTGGGTGGTGGACTGGATTTATTACCCTGGCCTCAGGTCGATTTTGCGAAATTTGGGCCAATTGAATTGAAGCCGTTAAGTCGCATTAAGCAAATCTCAGCTGCTAATCTACACCGTAATTGGGTCATGATTCCACACGTAACCCAGTTCGACGAGGCGGATATTACTGATCTAGAATCGCTTAGAAAAGAATATAATGAAAAACAGCAAGAGAATGGGATCAAATTAACCATACTTGCTTTTCTCATGAAAGCTGTGACTGCAGCATTAAAAAAATATCCAGAATTTAACTCCTCATTGGATAGGCATAATGAAGAATTCTCTCTGGTACTCAAACGCTATTATCATTTAGGATTTGCGGTAGATACACCCAATGGTCTTGTCGTGCCTGTTATTCGAGATGCTGATCAGAAAGGTGTAATTGCGATAGCTGATGAGTTAGGTAAACTTTCTTCAGTTGCGCGAGAAGGGAAATTAAAACCGACTGACATGCAAGGGGCTAGTTTTACCATTTCTAGTCTTGGCGGGATAGGTGGCACGGCCTTTACGCCTATTATCAATGCCCCTGAAGTGGCCATCCTGGGAGTCTCAAGGGCGAACTTGAAGCCAATTTATCGTAATGGTGAGTTCGTTCCTCGTTTGATTCTTCCTCTGTCGCTATCTTATGATCACAGGGTCATTGATGGGGCATCGGCTGCACGTTTTACTTCACATTTAGCGAATATATTGGCGGATATGCGCCTTGCTTTATTTTAA
- the rlmH gene encoding 23S rRNA (pseudouridine(1915)-N(3))-methyltransferase RlmH, with the protein MKLYILAVGNKMPDWVVAGFMEYTQRMPREIPIHLIEIKPDKRGSKQNEQLLLAERERIQAALPSACYIVVMDERGKQFTTIQLAETLIDWMRNGRDVVFVIGGADGLHRDIKIMANEMLALSRLTFPHGLVRVLLAEQLYRALSIIRQHPYHRV; encoded by the coding sequence ATGAAACTCTATATCTTGGCTGTAGGAAATAAAATGCCTGATTGGGTAGTGGCTGGTTTTATGGAATATACCCAGCGCATGCCAAGGGAAATACCCATTCATCTGATCGAAATTAAACCAGATAAACGGGGCAGTAAGCAAAATGAACAGTTGTTACTTGCTGAGAGAGAACGTATTCAGGCAGCCCTCCCATCGGCTTGTTACATTGTTGTCATGGATGAGCGAGGTAAACAGTTCACTACCATTCAGTTAGCTGAGACGCTGATTGATTGGATGAGAAATGGTAGAGATGTTGTATTTGTTATTGGAGGTGCAGATGGATTACACCGTGATATCAAGATTATGGCTAATGAAATGCTGGCACTTTCCAGACTTACATTTCCCCATGGTCTAGTTCGTGTATTATTGGCAGAGCAACTTTATCGAGCTTTATCAATTATCAGACAGCATCCTTATCATCGTGTGTAG
- the rng gene encoding ribonuclease G has protein sequence MSNEILVNVTPQETRVAVIEQGVVQELHIERASSRGIVGNIYSGRVSRVLPGMQSAFIDIGMERAAFLHIGDIKELSSNATEDKPIERLLHEGNNILVQVIKDAIGTKGARLSTQISIAGRMLVYLPQESHIGVSQRIEDNVERESLREKLQHILPVDAKGGYIIRTMAEAASESDLHADIEYLHKLWHDIQNKALTVSAPALLYQDLDLSHRMLRDFVNDDTYRILVDSCETYLKLIIFAQNYMSNVASRIDHYTGERPLFDLYGVEEEIERSLARRVDLKSGGYVIIDQTEALTTMDVNTGGFIGVRNFNDTIFKTNLEAAQVIARQLRLRNLGGIIIIDFIDMEDEEHKKAVLTELNKALMKDRTRMTVNGFSALGLVEMTRKRTRESLAHILCEPCPICQGRGQIRTAQTICYEILRELLRESRQFEANEFRILASQHVIDLFLDEESQSLAQLADFIEKPISLQVEASYTQEQYDVILI, from the coding sequence ATGAGTAATGAAATTCTTGTTAATGTTACCCCACAGGAAACACGTGTTGCTGTTATAGAGCAGGGGGTTGTACAGGAGTTACATATAGAGCGAGCGAGCAGCCGGGGAATTGTTGGTAATATTTATAGTGGCCGGGTTAGCCGTGTCCTGCCAGGTATGCAATCGGCTTTTATCGACATTGGCATGGAACGAGCAGCATTTCTCCACATAGGAGATATCAAGGAATTAAGTTCAAACGCTACAGAGGATAAACCTATTGAGCGATTGCTGCACGAGGGGAACAATATTCTCGTACAAGTGATTAAAGATGCCATTGGTACAAAGGGAGCAAGACTTTCTACCCAAATCAGTATTGCTGGTCGAATGCTTGTTTATTTACCGCAGGAATCCCATATTGGTGTTTCTCAGCGTATTGAAGATAATGTCGAGCGTGAATCATTACGTGAGAAACTGCAACATATTCTTCCAGTTGATGCCAAGGGAGGCTACATCATACGAACGATGGCTGAAGCGGCAAGCGAATCGGATCTGCATGCAGATATAGAGTACCTGCATAAGCTTTGGCATGATATTCAAAATAAAGCATTAACAGTTAGCGCTCCTGCGCTACTTTATCAGGATTTAGATCTAAGTCATCGCATGTTGCGTGATTTTGTTAATGATGATACTTACCGCATTCTGGTAGATTCATGCGAAACTTACTTGAAACTGATCATTTTTGCTCAAAACTATATGAGCAATGTTGCAAGCAGAATCGATCATTATACCGGAGAGCGCCCCCTCTTCGATTTATATGGGGTCGAAGAAGAAATTGAACGATCACTTGCTCGGCGGGTTGATCTCAAATCAGGTGGCTATGTCATTATTGATCAGACCGAAGCGCTAACTACCATGGATGTCAATACGGGTGGCTTCATTGGTGTGCGTAATTTTAATGACACCATATTTAAGACCAATTTGGAAGCAGCCCAAGTCATAGCGAGGCAACTCCGTTTGCGAAATTTAGGGGGCATCATCATCATCGATTTTATCGACATGGAGGATGAAGAGCATAAAAAGGCAGTATTGACAGAACTCAACAAAGCATTGATGAAGGACAGGACACGTATGACGGTCAATGGTTTCTCTGCCTTAGGTTTGGTAGAGATGACAAGGAAGCGTACACGTGAAAGTCTTGCTCATATTTTATGTGAACCATGTCCAATTTGCCAAGGACGAGGGCAAATCCGGACAGCGCAAACGATCTGTTATGAAATCTTGCGTGAACTGTTACGTGAGTCACGACAATTTGAAGCGAATGAATTCCGTATCCTTGCTTCGCAGCATGTGATCGATTTATTTCTGGATGAGGAGTCACAAAGTTTGGCGCAACTTGCTGACTTTATTGAAAAACCTATTAGTTTGCAGGTGGAAGCGTCTTATACACAAGAGCAGTATGATGTTATTTTGATCTAA
- a CDS encoding DesA family fatty acid desaturase, with protein MDIDIVSALSGLIDLPWWGYIVVTLVITHITIASITIYLHRHSAHRALDLHPIPSHFFRFWLWLTTGMVTKEWTAIHRKHHAKCETLDDPHSPQIFGIKKVLTEGAELYRLEGKNKETLERYGHGTPDDWIERNVYSRFSASGVGLMLIINFILFGPIGLTIWAIQMMWTPVFAAGVINGIGHYWGYRNFQAEDASRNVAPWGILIGGEELHNNHHAYPTSAKLSNKWFEFDIGWLYIRILEMMGLATVKKIAPKLNINKTKTQCDFDTLQAVIAHRYEVLAKYTQSLQAMFKKEVEHLREVASHHGIDGNTLKRWILADAKTLQEEERIKLNLVLSKTKNLDKVYTMREELVAIWQRSTASKDELVKQLEDWCHRAEESGIEVLEKFSRRLRCYA; from the coding sequence ATGGACATAGACATCGTTTCAGCATTATCAGGACTTATAGATTTACCGTGGTGGGGGTATATCGTGGTTACGTTAGTAATCACCCATATCACGATCGCAAGTATCACCATTTATCTTCATCGACATTCAGCTCACAGAGCGCTAGATTTGCATCCTATTCCCAGCCATTTTTTTCGTTTCTGGCTATGGTTGACTACCGGTATGGTTACCAAGGAGTGGACCGCTATTCATCGCAAGCATCACGCAAAATGTGAAACTTTAGATGATCCACACAGCCCTCAAATTTTTGGAATTAAAAAAGTATTGACCGAAGGGGCAGAGCTTTATCGGTTAGAAGGAAAAAACAAAGAAACCTTGGAAAGGTATGGGCACGGTACCCCAGATGACTGGATAGAACGCAATGTTTATAGCAGATTTAGCGCAAGTGGCGTTGGATTAATGCTAATTATCAATTTCATTCTATTTGGCCCTATCGGTCTTACCATTTGGGCCATACAGATGATGTGGACACCTGTATTTGCTGCAGGAGTCATCAATGGCATTGGTCACTATTGGGGATATCGTAATTTCCAGGCAGAAGATGCCAGCCGTAATGTAGCTCCTTGGGGCATTCTGATTGGGGGAGAAGAATTACACAATAACCATCATGCCTACCCTACTTCAGCCAAACTATCCAATAAATGGTTTGAATTTGATATTGGCTGGCTATATATACGTATCCTGGAAATGATGGGATTAGCAACCGTCAAGAAAATTGCACCCAAGCTTAATATCAACAAAACTAAAACCCAGTGCGATTTCGATACCCTGCAAGCTGTAATTGCTCATCGTTATGAGGTACTGGCGAAATATACCCAATCTCTCCAAGCAATGTTTAAGAAGGAAGTAGAGCATTTACGAGAAGTCGCTTCCCACCATGGAATAGATGGGAACACACTTAAACGTTGGATATTGGCAGATGCGAAAACCTTGCAAGAAGAGGAACGTATTAAACTGAATCTGGTTTTAAGTAAAACCAAAAATCTTGATAAAGTTTATACCATGCGTGAAGAACTGGTAGCCATATGGCAACGCTCTACCGCTTCGAAAGATGAATTAGTTAAACAACTCGAAGATTGGTGTCATCGTGCGGAAGAAAGTGGAATTGAAGTTCTGGAAAAATTTTCACGTCGATTACGTTGCTATGCATAA
- the nadD gene encoding nicotinate-nucleotide adenylyltransferase, with amino-acid sequence MSNETFSLIGIYGGTFDPVHFGHLRVAEELIEILQLDEIRFVPAGHPRLRNEPIASQHHRKIMLYEAIRDNKKFFLDDRELRRSGESYSVASLRELKEEFKGKKVAFCFIIGVDAFLKLPNWHLWRELFELSHLVIVNRPGHISFQHQACLPPKLQEACSDRWTDDVNALKHVSSGFVFTAETTLLDISSTTIRAYIAAEKSARYLLPDNVLNYIGTHHVYTRENENR; translated from the coding sequence ATGTCTAATGAAACATTCTCCCTGATTGGGATTTATGGAGGGACATTTGATCCAGTTCATTTTGGACATTTAAGGGTGGCAGAAGAACTTATTGAAATTTTACAATTGGATGAAATTCGTTTTGTTCCTGCAGGGCATCCACGCTTGCGCAATGAGCCTATTGCTTCGCAGCATCACCGTAAAATCATGCTTTATGAAGCTATTCGTGATAATAAAAAATTCTTTCTGGATGATCGAGAGCTCAGGCGTTCTGGAGAAAGCTATAGTGTAGCATCGCTACGTGAATTAAAAGAGGAATTCAAAGGAAAAAAGGTGGCATTTTGTTTTATTATAGGAGTAGACGCATTTCTGAAACTGCCAAATTGGCATCTTTGGCGTGAGTTATTTGAATTAAGTCATTTGGTTATTGTCAATCGTCCAGGTCATATTTCTTTTCAGCATCAAGCGTGCTTACCACCAAAGTTACAGGAGGCATGCTCAGATCGCTGGACAGATGATGTAAACGCCTTGAAGCATGTATCATCTGGATTTGTTTTTACAGCAGAGACCACATTATTGGACATTTCTTCGACCACCATCCGAGCCTATATCGCAGCAGAAAAAAGTGCACGTTATCTGCTTCCCGATAATGTACTGAATTACATCGGCACACACCATGTTTACACGAGGGAAAATGAAAACAGATGA
- the aceE gene encoding pyruvate dehydrogenase (acetyl-transferring), homodimeric type produces MNSQDIDPQETQEWLEALESVLTNEGAERAHYLLEKLVEKARRSGAYLPYSANTAYINTIPVGKEQRSPGNHAIEHRIRSYVRWNALAMVARANRNTNVGGHIASFASAATLYDVGYNHFWRAAGEEKGADLVYVQGHSSPGIYAYAFLLGVLTEEYLDNFRQEIGGKGLSSYPHPWLMPDFWKFPTVSMGLGPHMAIYQARFMKYLGSRQLADTEGRKVWAFTGDGEMDEPESLGAISLASREKLDNLIFVVNCNLQRLDGPVRGNGKIIQELEATFRGAGWNVIKVIWGSYWDPLLAKDTKGLLQQRMMECVDGEYQTFKARDGAYVRKHFFGKYPELLEMVANMSDDDIWRLNRGGHDPHKVYAAYAAAVKHKGQPTVILAKTVKGYGMGESGEAQNITHQQKKMGTTSLKAFRDRFGLPVPDDKIDEIPYLKFDKDSPEFTYMQDRRKALGGFLHHRERKAEALQIPPLSAFETLLKGGGEGRESSTTMAFVRILNILTKDKNIRKHIVPIVADESRTFGMEGMFRQLGIWSSVGQLYIPEDADQLMFYKEDKNGQILQEGINEAGAMSSWIAAATAYSTHHVQMIPFYIFYSMFGFQRVGDLIWAAGDMRCRGFLLGGTAGRTTLNGEGLQHEDGHSHLAASTIPNCISYDPTYGYELAVIVQDGLRRMYQEQEDVFYYITVMNENYAQPDLPKGVEQGILKGIYLLREGARNNKSTRIQLLGSGTILREVIAAADILQKDYGVVADIWSVTSFTELRREALSIARWNMLHPNESARVPYVESCLKDREGPVVAATDYMKIYADQIRAFIPGRYCVLGTDGFGRSDTREKLRHFFEVDRYYITVAALNVLSEEGKVPAEQVAQAIKAFGINPDKPDPVTQ; encoded by the coding sequence ATGAATTCACAAGATATTGATCCACAGGAAACACAGGAATGGCTGGAGGCATTGGAATCTGTTCTTACCAATGAAGGAGCAGAGCGAGCACATTACTTATTGGAAAAATTAGTTGAAAAAGCGCGACGTTCTGGCGCATATCTTCCTTATAGTGCTAATACGGCTTATATCAACACCATTCCGGTGGGTAAAGAGCAGCGTTCGCCGGGTAATCACGCCATAGAGCACCGTATTCGTTCTTACGTACGCTGGAATGCGCTGGCGATGGTCGCTCGCGCCAATCGAAATACCAATGTGGGAGGACATATCGCCAGTTTCGCCTCAGCGGCAACCTTATATGATGTTGGTTACAATCATTTCTGGCGAGCAGCGGGTGAGGAGAAGGGAGCTGACCTCGTCTATGTTCAGGGACATTCATCGCCTGGAATTTATGCCTATGCATTTTTACTGGGAGTATTAACTGAGGAGTATCTTGATAATTTTCGTCAAGAAATAGGGGGTAAAGGACTGTCATCCTATCCACATCCATGGCTGATGCCGGATTTCTGGAAATTCCCAACCGTATCAATGGGGTTGGGGCCGCACATGGCGATTTATCAGGCGCGCTTTATGAAATACTTGGGTAGTCGCCAATTAGCCGATACCGAGGGGCGTAAAGTCTGGGCTTTCACAGGTGATGGTGAAATGGACGAGCCTGAGTCGCTAGGGGCCATTTCACTTGCTTCACGCGAAAAGCTTGATAACTTGATCTTTGTAGTGAACTGTAATCTTCAGCGCCTGGATGGCCCTGTCAGGGGCAATGGCAAAATCATACAGGAATTGGAGGCAACGTTTAGAGGAGCGGGCTGGAATGTTATTAAAGTCATTTGGGGTTCTTACTGGGATCCTCTTCTGGCAAAAGATACCAAAGGGCTTCTTCAGCAACGCATGATGGAATGTGTGGACGGAGAGTATCAGACTTTCAAAGCCCGAGATGGGGCTTATGTCAGAAAGCATTTTTTTGGTAAATATCCTGAGTTACTCGAAATGGTTGCTAATATGTCAGACGATGATATTTGGCGACTAAATCGGGGTGGGCATGATCCGCACAAGGTCTATGCTGCCTATGCTGCTGCAGTCAAACATAAAGGGCAACCTACCGTGATCCTTGCCAAGACTGTCAAGGGGTATGGAATGGGTGAGTCAGGTGAGGCACAGAACATCACTCATCAGCAGAAGAAAATGGGCACAACCTCACTCAAGGCATTTCGTGATCGATTTGGTTTGCCCGTCCCGGATGACAAGATCGACGAGATTCCCTACCTTAAATTTGATAAGGATTCACCGGAATTTACTTATATGCAAGATCGACGTAAAGCCTTGGGTGGGTTTTTACATCATCGTGAACGGAAGGCAGAAGCCTTGCAAATACCCCCTTTGTCAGCATTCGAGACCTTATTGAAAGGGGGAGGTGAAGGAAGAGAATCTTCTACTACTATGGCATTTGTGCGTATTCTTAATATTCTGACCAAGGATAAAAATATCCGTAAACATATTGTGCCTATCGTCGCGGATGAGTCACGGACGTTTGGTATGGAAGGAATGTTCCGTCAACTCGGTATCTGGTCATCAGTAGGGCAGCTCTATATCCCCGAGGATGCTGATCAGCTTATGTTTTACAAAGAGGATAAGAATGGCCAGATTCTCCAGGAAGGCATCAATGAGGCTGGCGCTATGTCTTCTTGGATTGCAGCAGCCACAGCCTACAGCACCCATCATGTGCAAATGATTCCTTTTTATATTTTTTATTCCATGTTTGGCTTTCAGCGTGTAGGGGATCTTATTTGGGCTGCGGGCGATATGCGCTGTCGTGGTTTTCTGCTAGGTGGAACAGCTGGGCGAACCACATTGAACGGTGAAGGTCTGCAACATGAAGACGGCCATAGTCACCTTGCTGCTTCTACTATTCCCAACTGCATATCCTATGATCCTACTTATGGCTATGAACTGGCGGTGATCGTCCAGGATGGCTTGCGGCGTATGTATCAAGAGCAGGAAGATGTGTTTTATTATATTACTGTGATGAATGAAAATTACGCTCAGCCTGATCTTCCTAAAGGAGTTGAGCAAGGAATATTGAAAGGAATTTATTTGCTGCGTGAAGGTGCTAGGAATAATAAAAGTACACGTATCCAGTTGCTTGGTTCGGGGACGATATTACGCGAAGTGATTGCGGCAGCAGACATTTTGCAAAAGGACTATGGGGTGGTTGCAGATATCTGGAGTGTCACCAGCTTTACTGAATTACGACGTGAGGCGTTGAGTATCGCGCGTTGGAATATGCTGCACCCGAATGAATCTGCTAGAGTGCCCTATGTAGAAAGTTGTTTGAAAGATCGTGAAGGGCCTGTGGTGGCTGCCACTGATTACATGAAGATTTATGCGGATCAGATACGAGCATTTATACCAGGTCGCTATTGTGTGCTGGGTACAGATGGATTTGGGCGTTCTGACACGCGTGAAAAACTCAGACATTTTTTTGAAGTGGATCGCTATTACATTACCGTTGCAGCATTGAATGTTCTGTCAGAAGAAGGTAAGGTCCCAGCAGAACAGGTTGCTCAGGCAATCAAGGCGTTCGGCATCAATCCGGATAAACCAGATCCCGTTACGCAATAG
- the folD gene encoding bifunctional methylenetetrahydrofolate dehydrogenase/methenyltetrahydrofolate cyclohydrolase FolD has protein sequence MSADIIDGNTIARKIRAELKIRAENLAKEGIQPGLAVILVGDDPASGIYVRNKAKACRESGIRSEVYNFPGKTSQETVLQQIHVLNANPEIHGILVQLPLPRHFESHRIIAAIAIEKDVDGFHPCNVGALVTGNALFFPCTPYGVMMMLKEHEVLIEGQHAVVVGRSNIVGKPMSLMLLEKGATVTICSSKTRNLAEHTRNADILVVATGKPRMIMAEMVKSGATIIDVGINRMEDGTLCGDVDFMSIKEKAGYITPVPGGVGPMTITMLMSNTIEAAERARAVM, from the coding sequence ATGAGTGCTGATATCATTGATGGCAATACTATAGCGCGTAAAATCCGTGCAGAATTAAAAATACGTGCTGAGAATCTTGCAAAAGAGGGTATACAGCCGGGCTTGGCTGTTATTCTAGTAGGCGATGATCCAGCTTCTGGTATTTATGTGCGTAACAAGGCCAAAGCCTGTAGAGAATCAGGAATTCGCTCTGAGGTGTACAATTTTCCTGGTAAAACGTCTCAAGAAACCGTGCTCCAGCAGATCCATGTATTAAATGCAAATCCTGAGATTCACGGCATTTTAGTGCAGCTACCTTTGCCACGACATTTTGAAAGTCATCGAATCATTGCTGCTATCGCGATTGAGAAAGATGTGGATGGATTCCATCCTTGTAACGTCGGTGCACTCGTAACGGGCAATGCTTTATTTTTTCCTTGTACCCCTTATGGTGTCATGATGATGTTAAAAGAGCACGAAGTATTAATCGAAGGACAGCATGCTGTGGTTGTAGGGCGCAGTAATATTGTGGGTAAGCCAATGTCATTAATGCTTCTGGAGAAAGGAGCTACCGTCACCATTTGTAGTTCTAAAACAAGAAATTTGGCTGAACACACTCGCAACGCAGATATTTTAGTCGTCGCTACCGGGAAGCCACGTATGATTATGGCTGAAATGGTCAAGTCAGGCGCAACTATAATTGATGTTGGGATTAACCGTATGGAGGATGGGACACTATGCGGAGATGTGGATTTTATGTCGATAAAGGAAAAAGCCGGCTATATTACACCTGTTCCTGGAGGAGTTGGACCGATGACGATTACCATGTTAATGAGTAATACCATTGAAGCGGCTGAGCGCGCTAGGGCGGTTATGTGA
- a CDS encoding Maf family protein, which produces MTFAGHYIYLASRSPRRRELLKQIGVRHSVLLMRETVSRAVDIDETPLLDESPTDYVYRITHAKAEAGRIRLIQRKLPLFPVLAADTIVALDGCIFGKPKDAIHAEEMLTALSGRTHQVLTAIALNLQGTIKHRLSITTVRFREIGKREIQACIAGGEAFDKAGAYAIQGMAAAFIVEIFGSYSGVMGLPLFETAQLLEESGIKVFPES; this is translated from the coding sequence ATGACGTTTGCTGGACATTATATCTATCTAGCTTCGCGCAGCCCCCGTAGAAGGGAACTGCTGAAACAAATTGGGGTAAGACATAGTGTGTTGCTCATGCGAGAAACAGTATCTCGAGCTGTTGATATTGATGAAACCCCCCTTCTGGATGAATCTCCAACTGATTATGTTTATCGTATTACCCATGCCAAGGCGGAAGCAGGGAGGATACGTTTGATCCAGCGCAAGTTGCCATTATTTCCTGTCTTGGCGGCTGATACGATTGTTGCATTGGATGGATGTATTTTCGGAAAACCGAAGGATGCCATTCATGCCGAGGAGATGTTGACTGCACTTTCAGGCAGAACGCATCAGGTCTTGACTGCGATTGCTCTGAATTTGCAGGGGACGATCAAGCATCGTTTGTCAATTACTACAGTGCGTTTTCGTGAGATTGGTAAACGAGAAATTCAAGCATGTATTGCGGGCGGCGAGGCTTTTGATAAAGCAGGGGCTTATGCAATTCAAGGTATGGCAGCAGCCTTTATTGTTGAGATTTTTGGTAGCTATAGTGGGGTTATGGGCTTACCATTGTTTGAAACAGCTCAATTACTGGAAGAGTCTGGAATAAAAGTGTTTCCCGAGAGCTAG